The segment TTAAGCCGATCTTCAAACGGCCCCCTTAAGTTGCAGCTATCGGACGGGACACAAGTTTCGTCGAATAAGTGTCGATAAAAACGACAACAGGGGAAGTGTCATGATGAAAGCCGTCGCAACTGCGGCAGATACCGCAGAGCGCGTTTCCGGCCCGCAGGGTTCGGTGCAGTCGCTCTATCTGGAAGCATTGACTCTGGTGGAACGGCTGCATCGCCGTCTCCTCGACGTCATCAAGGACGAGTTCGATCGCCGCGGCCGCGCCGACATCAATTCAGTGCAGGCACTGCTGCTCTACAACATCGGCGACAAGGAGCTGACTGCGGGCGAGCTGCGCACGCGCGGTTACTATCTCGGCTCCAACGTCTCCTACAATCTGAAGAAGCTCGTCGAGCTCGGCTTCCTCGATCATCAGCGCTCGCGCGTCGATCGCCGCTCGGTGCGCATCCGCCTGACGCCGCAGGGCCAGGAAGTCCGCCGCATCGTCGACTCGCTCTACCAGAAGCACGTCAAGACCGTGGAACAGGTCGGCGGCATCTCGGGCGAGGAGTTCTCGACCCTCAACAAGTCGCTGCACCGCCTCGAGCGGTTCTGGACCGACCAGATCCTGTATCGGCTCTGAGTTTTCCAAAGGGATCAAGGCCAAGCCGGCCCGCAACAAGACCGGCAAGCCGTCCCTAAAGTACCTGCCGAACGTGCCTGACTTCCCCAAGCGCGCCGGTCCGGCTTTGCCCGGACCGGTGCGTTTTGTCGTTTCGCGCTTGCGAAAAAATCTCCCCGCTGGAGGGAACCCGTTCCCAGCGTCGCACTTATCTCTCTGGATCGGAGGATGCGATGCTGGTCGAACGCGGGTTGCAGGCTATGAACGTGGAGCTTGTGAGCGATGCTTACGCGATCGCCGCGAATTATCTCCGCCGTTCCGGCGCGATCCCCGACACGCTCGTCACCAATGAGCGCCTGCTCGAGATCGTCATCCAGCTGCTCCAGCACCGTGAGTTCAACAAGATCAGGCTCGCCAACAAGGCGATCGCCAGGTTCGAGGCCCAGTCCGGGGCGAGAGCGGTTGCCTGATCGAAATTTCCAACATCGCCAAGACCCAGAGGATGCCATGGACGCCGCCATCGACCGCATCATGCAGACCTATGACCTGCTCGCCAACCGCACGTCCGCGGCGAGCGCGGAGGCGCGCGCCAAGGTGACCAACTACCTCAACACGCTGATGGAAGCCGGCGAGAAGGACCCCCACAGGTTGACGGTCTGCGGCCTGACCTATCTGCGTCAGCTCGACGGCAGCGTCGACCCGGTAAAGGCGGGGTATACCGGGCTGTAGACGAGAGACGGCCAGGCGGCCGCGAGACCAACAGTGCCGATTGTTACCGATACGCTGGTCCGGCGGCCCGATCCAGGGCGTCCGCCGGGCGAGTCCCGCAGGCCGACGGGGCTCCAAATCCCCGCGATCCCCACCATATCTGGCATAATTGCCACGCCCAACCCGCAAATGCTTGGCCGGGGCGGGGTGATGTGGTAAGTCGCCATCGCTTCCGATCGCCACACCAGACCTGCCCGTAGCCCGCCAAAAGGCTGCGGCGGTGGAGATATTCGCCGATGACCTCTTCCAGCGCCAAAACCGCCTCCGCGCCCGATTCGTTTTTCACCGCCTCGCTCGTTGATGCCGATCCGGAGATCGCCGCCGCGATCAAGGGTGAGCTCGGCCGGCAGCGTCACGAGGTCGAGCTGATCGCCTCCGAGAACATCGTCAGCCGGGCTGTGCTGGAAGCGCAGGGTTCGGTGATGACCAACAAATACGCGGAAGGTTATCCGGGCGCACGCTACTACGGCGGTTGTGAGTGGGTCGACGTCGCCGAGAACCTCGCGATCGATCGCGCCAAGAAGCTGTTCGGCGCCAACTTCGCCAATGTCCAGCCGAACTCGGGCAGCCAGATGAACCAGGCGGTGTTCCTGGCACTGCTCCAGCCCGGCGACACCTTCATGGGCCTCGACCTCGCGGCCGGCGGCCATCTCACCCATGGCTCGCCGGTCAACATGAGCGGCAAATGGTTCAAGGCTGCGCACTACACCGTGCGCCGCGAGGACCAGATCATCGACATGGACACGGTGCAGAAGCAGGCTGAAGAGATCAAGCCGAAGCTGATCATTGCCGGCGGCTCGGCCTATTCGCGCGCCTGGGACTTCAAGCGTTTCCGCGAGATCGCCGACTCGGTCGGCGCCTACCTGCTGGTCGACATGGCGCACTTCGCCGGCCTCGTCGCCGGCGGCGTGCACGCCTCGCCCGTGCCCTATGCGCACGTCACTACCACCACGACGCACAAATCGCTGCGCGGTCCCCGTGGCGGCCTGATGCTGTGGAATGACGAGACGCTGACCAAGAAGCTCAACTCGGCGATCTTCCCGGGCCTCCAGGGCGGCCCGCTGATGCATGTGATCGCGGCCAAGGCGGTCGCGTTCGGCGAGGCGCTGCGTCCGGACTTCAAGCTCTACGCCAAGAACGTCGTCGAGAATGCCAAGGCGCTCGCCGAGACGCTGCGCGGCCACGGGCTCGACATTGTTTCCGGCGGCACTGACAACCATCTGATGCTGGTCGATCTGCGTCCGAAGGGGCTGAAGGGCAACGCCTCGGAGAAGGCGCTGGTGCGTGCCGCCATCACCTGCAACAAGAACGGCATTCCGTTCGACCCCGAGTCACCCTTCGTCACCTCCGGGATTCGGCTCGGCACCCCGGCTGCGACCACCCGCGGCTTTGGCGTCGCCGAATTCCAGCAGGTCGGCGGCATGATCGCCGAGGTCCTGAACGCGATCGCGCAATCCTCCGACGGCAAGGCACCGCTGGTGGAAGCCGCAATCAAGGAACGGGTCAAGGCACTCACCGACCGGTTCCCGATCTATCAGTAAGGCCAAGGTACACGGATGCGCTGCCCGAACTGCAACAGTCTCGATACGCAGGTAAAGGACTCGCGTCCGACCGAGGACTCTTCCGTGATCCGCAGGCGGCGCGTGTGCGTCGCCTGCAATTTCCGCTTCACCACCTTCGAGCGCGTGCAGCTGCGCGAGCTCACGGTGATCAAGCGCAACGGCCGCCGCGTGCCGTTCGACCGCGACAAGCTGATGCGCTCGGTGTCGATCTCCTTGCGCAAGCGGCAGGTCGAGCCGGAGCGGGTGGAGAAGATGGTCTCCACCATCGTGCGCGAGCTCGAGACCGGGGGCGAAGCCGAGATCTCGTCCGAGGTGATCGGCGAGACCGTGATGGAGCATCTGCGCACACTCGACGACGTCGCTTATGTGCGCTTTGCCTCGGTCTACCGCAACTTCCGCGAGGCCAAGGATTTCGCCGAGGTACTCGGCGAGCTCTCCGGTGAGGAGGAAGCGCGGCTCGCCGCGATCCGCAAATGATCTTCCGCATCCTGGAGGATCAGTTCGCGCAGAAGGCCCGCGAGTCCAAGGATGCCGATCGCCGCTTCATGCAGCTTGCCCTGGCGTTGGGCAAGCGCGGGCAGGGGCGCACCTGGCCCAATCCGGCCGTCGGCGCTGTGATCGTGAAAGATGGCGTGATTGTCGGCCGCGGCTGGACTCAGCCGGGAGGGCGACCGCATGCCGAGCCTGAAGCGTTACGACGGGCAGGCGAGGCAGCGCGCGGCGCCACGCTCTACGTCACGCTCGAACCCTGCTCGCATTTCGGCAAGTCGCCGCCTTGTGCGGATGCGGTGATCGCGGCCGGCATCAAGCGGGTGGTGGCGGCGATCGAGGATCCCAATCCGGAAGTGGCTGGGCAGGGCCATGCGCGGCTGCGCGCTGCGGGTATTGCGGTGGAAGTGGGCCCGTGCGCGACCGAGGCCGCCTTCGACCACGCCGGCCATTTTCGCCGCATCCGCGATCACCGGCCTCATGTGATCCTGAAGCTCGCGGTCTCGCCCGACGGCAAGATCGGCGCAGCCGGCGGCAAGCCGGTTGCCGTCACCGGCGAGGCCGTGCGCAACCGCGTGCATCTTTTGCGCGCCTCGAGCGATGCCATCCTGGTTGGTGCCGGTACGGTGCTTGCCGATGATCCGGAGCTCACCTGCCGTCTGCCGGGCATGGCGGCGCGTTCGCCGGTGCGGATTGTGCTCGACCAGAGCCTGCGTATTCCGGCATCGAGCAAGCTCGTGCAATCTGCCCGCGAGACGCCTCTCTGGGTGGTGGCGTCCGAGCTTGCAGAGGCCGCGTCCGTCACGCGGCTTGGCGCCGCAGGCGCGCAGATCATCCGCGTACCGCCGGGGGCCGCCTCGGGGCTCGATCTTCCGGCCGTGCTGCATGCGCTATTCGAAAAGGGCATCACGCGGCTGATGGTCGAGGGCGGCAGTCGCGTCGCGGCATCATTCGTCGCGTCCGATCTCGTCGACGAGATCTGGCTGTTCCGCGGAGCGGAAGAGGTGGGCGCAGACGGCGTCGATGCGCTCGATGCATTGCCCCTGTCGAAAATCACGCAGTCGCAGGTCTACAAGGTTCATGCTAGCGAAACGTTCGACAAGGATACTCTCACCATCTACGAGCGCGCCTAGCATGTTCACCGGCATTGTCACCGATATCGGCGAGATCGTCAGCTTTACGCCTGTGGCGCAGGGCCAGCTGCACCGGCTGCGCATCGCCTGCCGCTACGATCAGACCACTATTGCCGACGGCGCCTCGATCGCCAGCAACGGCGTGTGCCTGACCGTGGTTGCCTCCGGCGTCGCAGGCGGTAAGGATTCTACTCAAAAGACCTGGTATGACGTCGATGCGGCCGCCGAGACGCTGGCACTGACGACGGCAAAGCACTGGAAGCTGGGCACCAAGCTCAATCTCGAGCGTGCGCTCAAGATCGGCGACGAACTCGGCGGTCACATCGTCGCCGGCCATGCGGACGGGATCGCGACTATCGTCAGCCGCGAGGACCTGCCGGACATGGCGCGGTTCGAGCTCTCGACGACGCGGGAGCTGGCGCGCTTCATCGCCACCAAGGGCTCGATCACGCTCGATGGCGTGTCGCTCACGGTCAATACGGTGAAGGATGTGACCTTTTCGGTGCTGATCATCCCGCATACGCTCACTGTCACGACGATCGGCAGCTGGAAAGCGGGCGCCGAGGTCAATATCGAGGTCGATCTGATGGCCCGCTACGCGGCGCGGCTCACGGAAATGAAATGACCGGCAGAGCCGGCCCGAAATGACAGTGTCTTTGAACTTGGCTTACTGGCTGGCGGCGACTACATAGCGCCGACCCCAGTAGAACGGATTGAACGATGGCTGACGCACGGCGTGCACCTCTGAAGGACCAGACCGACATTTCCGGCGCGCGCGCGCTGATTGTCGAGGCGCGGTTCTATGACGATCTCCAGGACGCGCTGCTGGACGGCGCGGTGGCCGAGCTGAAGGCGGCCGGCCTGACCCATGACGTCGTCACGGTTCCCGGCGCGCTGGAGATCCCGGCCGCGGTCGCCATCGCTGTCGATGCGGCTGCGGCGAACGGCAGGCCCTACGATGCGGTGATCGCGCTCGGCTGCGTCATTCGTGGCGATACCATTCATTTCGAGATCGTCTCGCAGGAATCCTCGCGCGCGCTGATGGATCTTGCGGTGGCGCGAAAGCTGCCGCTCGGCAACGGCATCCTCACCGTCAACAATGAGGACCAGGCTTGGGCGCGGGCACGCGCGAGCGAGCTGAACAAGGGCGGCGATGCCGCTCGGGCCGCGATCGCGATGCTGCGCATCAAACGCCGCCTGACGCGGGCCTGAGCCATGGCTGACAGCAGGAAACCGGCGGGGCTCACGGAGAAGAAAGCGAACCGGCGCGGTGCAGCGCGGCTCGCGGCCGTGCAGGCGCTCTACCAGATGGACATTGCGGGCGCCGGCATCAACGACATCTTTGCCGAGTTCGAGAGCCACTGGCTCGGCAACGAGGTCGAGGGCGACACCTACCTGCCAGCCGAAGCCGCGTTCTTCCGCGACGTCGTCTCCGGCGTCGTGCGCGACCAGAAGAAGCTCGATCCGCTGATCGATGAGGCGCTGTCCAAGGGCTGGCCGCTGAAGCGCATCGAGGCGATTTTACGCGCGGTATTGCGGGCCGGAGCCTATGAGCTCCAGCACCGCAAGGACGTGCCGGGTCGCGTCGTGGTGTCCGAATATGTCGACGTCGCCAACGCCTTCGTCGACCGCGAGGAGACCGGTATGGTCAACGCGGTGCTCGATCAGATCGGCCGCCAGTTTCGCGGCGACGAGTTCGGGCGGGGGTAGGACGACGCCGGAGGTTGGGGCTGACATTGATGACCACTCCGCAAAATCCTTCCGGCGAAGATTCCCTCATCGCGCTCTATTTCAAGCCGCTTGCGACCGATCCCGGTGCGTTTGGCCTGGTCGATGATGCCGCGATCCTCTCCTCGGCTGGCGAGGACATCGTCGTCACCACCGACGCGGTGGTCGAGGGTGTGCATTATCTTGCCACCGATCCCCCCGACAGCATCGCCCGCAAGGCGCTGCGGGTGAACCTGTCCGATCTCGCTGCGAAGGGCGCAGAGCCTGCGGGCTTTGTGCTGACGCTGGCGCTGCGCAGCAAGGAGGATGCCTGGCTCCGGCCGTTCGCGGATGCGCTCGGCAAGGACGCAAAGACCTTCGCGTGCCCGCTGCTTGGCGGCGATACCGTGTCGACGCCGGGCCCGCAGATGATCTCGATCACCGCCTTCGGCCGGGTGCCAAAGGGCCGAATGATCGGTCGCACCGGCGCGCGGCCGGGTGACCTTATCCTGGTGACGGGGACGATCGGCGATGCCGCGCTTGGTCTCGACGTGCTGACGGGAGGTGCGGCGGCGGGAGCGGTCGCGTCTGATCCCGCTGCAAGGGATGCGTTGATCTCGCGCTATCGTATTCCGCAGCCCCGCAACGCGCTGGCGCAGGCCGTGCGCGACCATGCGACGGCCGCGATGGATGTCTCCGACGGGCTCGCCGGCGATCTGACAAAGCTCTGCGCTGCGTCGGGAGTTTCAGCCACGGTGGAGGTAGCGAGCGTGCCGCTCTCAACCGCAGCGAGAGACCTCGTCGCGCGCAATGCCGTTTGCGTTGAGACGCTGCTTGCCGGTGGCGACGATTACGAGGTGCTGTGCACCGTTTCGCCGGCGCAGAGCGATGCGCTGATTGCCGCGGGGCAGGCGGTTGGCGTCGCCGTCACGGCGATCGGCACCATCGTCGAGGGCCGCGAACGGCCGCGCTTCCTGGACGGGCAGGGGCAGGAACTGGCTTTGAAGCGGCTGTCCTACAGCCACTTCTAGGAATTGCTCCAAACCGACGTTCGCTCTCAGGACCAAAGGTTTGGGACTAGTCCTAAATACCTGCCAAGATCGGCTTTTTCGGCCTTATCCGGCGTTGCACCCTCAATTTGATTTTGGCAAGCTCGCGACCGACTGAGGCCGTCCCTTCGGGCGAGGGGCGGCCTTGTTCAAAATCAAGGCGCCGCACCGCACGACGGACAACAAAAGGCGCCGGGGGTACGTACATCAAGGATCTGAGGCAAAAAATCACATGACAGCATTATGGTTGATAGTGCTCTGCGGAGTGCTTTCCGTCGTCTACGCGATTTGGGCGACGTCTTCGGTGTTGAGCGCGGATGCGGGGTCGCCGCGCATGCAGGAGATCGCGGGAGCGGTGCGTGAAGGCGCACAGGCTTATCTGCGGCGTCAATACACCACGATCGGCATCGTCGGCATCGTCATCTTCGTGCTGCTCGTCTATTTCCTCGGGCTTTACGTCGCGATCGGTTTTGCCGTCGGCGCCATCCTGTCAGGCGCCGCCGGCTTCATCGGCATGAACGTCTCGGTCCGCGCCAATGTGCGCACTGCGCAGGCCGCGACGACGTCGCTTGCCGGCGGCCTCGAGCTCGCCTTCAAGGCGGGCGCGATCACCGGCATGCTGGTGGCGGGTCTGGCGCTGCTCGGCGTCACGCTCTATTTCGGCTTCCTGGTCTATTCGCTGAAGCTCGCGCCCGACAGCCGTGTCGTGGTCGACGCCATGGTGGCGCTCGGCTTCGGCGCCTCGCTGATCTCGATCTTCGCCCGTCTCGGCGGCGGCATCTTCACCAAGGGTGCGGACGTCGGCGGCGACCTCGTGGGCAAGGTCGAGGCCGGCATTCCCGAGGACGATCCGCGCAACCCGGCCACCATCGCCGACAACGTCGGCGACAATGTCGGCGACTGCGCCGGTATGGCCGCCGACCTGTTCGAGACCTATGCGGTGACCGCGGTCGCGACCATGGTGCTCGCGGCGATCTTCTTCGCCAAGACGCCGATCCTTATGAACATGATGACGCTGCCGCTCGCCATCGGCGGCATCTGCATCATCACCTCGATCATCGGCACTTTCTTCGTCAAGCTCGGGCCGAGCCAATCGATCATGGGCGCGCTCTACAAAGGCCTGATCGCAACCGGCGTGCTGTCGCTGATCGGCATCGCCGGGGTGATCTACACCTTGATCGGTTTCAGCAAGCTCGATGGCGTCGAGTTTACCGGCATGGCGCTGTTCGAATGCGGCGTGGTCGGCCTCGTCGTCACCGCGCTGATCATCTGGATCACCGAGTACTACACCGGCACCGACTATCGCCCGGTGAAGTCGATCGCCCAGGCCTCGGTGACCGGTCACGGCACCAACGTGATCCAGGGCCTCGCCGTCTCGATGGAGGCGACCGCGCTGCCCGCACTCGTCATCATCGCCGGCATCCTCGTCACCTACAGCCTGGCCGGCCTGTTCGGCATCGCGATCGCCACCGCCACCATGCTGGCGCTCGCCGGCATGGTCGTGGCCCTCGACGCCTTCGGCCCGGTGACCGACAACGCCGGCGGCATCGCCGAAATGGCAGGCCTGCCCAAGGAGGTGCGCAAGTCGACCGACGCACTCGACGCGGTCGGCAATACCACCAAGGCGGTGACCAAGGGCTACGCGATCGGCTCCGCCGGTCTCGGCGCGCTGGTGCTGTTTGCGGCCTACAACCAGGACCTCAAGTTCTTCATCGCCGACTCGGCGAACCACGTCTACTTCAAGGGGGTCAATCCGGACTTCTCGCTCAACAACCCCTACGTTGTTGTTGGCCTCTTGTTCGGTGGCCTGCTGCCGTATCTGTTCGGCGCGATGGGCATGACGGCGGTGGGACGCGCGGCCAGCGCCATCGTCGAGGAGGTGCGCCGGCAGTTCCGCGAGAAGCCGGGCATCATGCAGGGCACCGACAAGCCGGATTACGGCAAGGCGGTCGACCTGCTCACCAAGGCGGCGATCAAGGAGATGATCATCCCCTCGCTGCTTCCGGTGCTGTCGCCGATCGTCGTCTACTTCCTGATCTACGCCATCGCCGGTGGCGGCGCGGCCGGCAAGTCGGCGGCGTTCTCGGCGGTGGGCGCGATGCTGCTCGGGGTGATCGTGACCGGCCTGTTCGTCGCGATCTCGATGACCTCGGGCGGCGGCGCCTGGGACAACGCCAAGAAGTACATCGAGGACGGCCATTTCGGCGGCAAGGGTTCCGATGCCCACAAGTCGGCGGTGACCGGCGACACCGTCGGCGATCCCTACAAGGACACGGCGGGACCGGCGGTGAACCCGATGATCAAGATCACCAACATCGTGGCCCTGCTGCTGCTGGCGATCCTGGCGCACTGAGCTGGGACAACAACGCAAGACAAAACCCCGCGGCACGAGCCGCGGGGTTTTTGTTTGGAGCGTCGCTACGCTCGCAATGACGGAGACGCCACCTACTGCACATCCATTTGCAGCCCTTCCTTCTGGATGATGCCGGCGAACTTCTTCGTCTCGGCGTCAACGAAGTCGGCAAACTGCTGCGGCGTTCCGTAGTCGGCGCGGGCGCCCATCGCGGCGATCTGCTTCTTCATGTCGTCGCGCTCCAGCATCGCCTTGACCTGGAGATTGAGCGCCTCGAGAACGGGGGCTGGAACGCCCTTGGGCAGAAAAACCGAGAACCAGGATGATACGTCGAAGTTCGCGAGCTCTGGCGCGCTCTCGCGCATGGTCGGCAGGCTCAGTGCGAGCTCGCTGCGCTCGGTGGTGGTGACGCAGAGCCCGTTGAGCGTGCCGTTCTGGACCTGCGGCAGGCTCGGATAGAGATTGTCGAACAGGATCTGGATGTCGCCAGCAAGGGCGGCCTGCAGCGCAGGGCCGGCGCCGCGGAACGGGATGTGCGTCATCTTCAGCCCGGTGAGCTGGAGGAACCAGGCGCCGGTGAGGTGAGGGCTCTGACCGACGCCTGACGAGGCGTAGCTGAGCTTGTCCGGATTGGCCTTGAGATAGGCGATCAGCTCGGCGACCGATTTGATGCCGGTCTTCGGATGCGCCGAGACGATGTTCGGGATCCGGATCATGTTGGAGACTGGCTGGAGCTGGTCCGGCTTGTAGCTGAGGTTCTTGAAGATGCTGTAGGCGATCGCGTTCGGACCGGGATTGCCGATCAGGATAGTGTGGCCGTCAGGCTTCGAGCGCACCACCTCGGCCGTGCCGATCGTGCCACCGCCGCCGGAGCGGTTTTCCACGACAGCCGTTTGGCCCCAGGCGGTTTGCAGATGGGCGGCGAGCAGTCGGCCCATTACGTCGGTCGAGCCGCCGGCCGCAGCCGGCACGATGACGCGGACATTTTCGGTCGGCTTCCAGTCCGCCAGACTCGATCGCGGCAGGACGGCTGCCGCCGAAAGACCGGCAACGCCGGCGAGCACGCGACGACGGGACAGAAATCTTGTCTGCAATGTCTCGGGCACGAATCCACTCCCTGCTTCTTGTTTTGCAGGGAGCCTATGGAACCGGGCCCACAACGGCAAGTCGCGCGCGACGGCACGTGCCGCGCGGATAGCGGCACGACGCCGCAGGCCGAAAAGTCGCCGCAAGACCTCAGTTGAAGCTGAGCAGCTTGAACAGCGGCGCGAGGTAGCTCATCTCCTGACCCGACGTCGGCGTGGTCCGGCTAATGAAGTCGAAGATCTTGCCGTCCTGGAGACCGTAATTCGCAAGCCGGCGCACGCGCCGGTTCTTGTCGAAATAGATCGCGATCACGCGCTGGTCGACCAGCTTCTGGTCCATGAAGGCGACGATGCGCTCGGAGCGCTGCGAGATGTAGTAGAACACCTCGCCGTCGAGGGTGGCGACAGTGGAGGGCGTGCCCATCACGATCAGAACCTGATCCTGGCTCGCGCCGATCGGAATCTGCTCGAGCGCCCCCGGCGGCAGGATGTAGCCTTTCTGGAATTGCTCACCGGTGCAGCCAGTAAGTGCTGCGCCGACCAGGGTGGCGGCCGCGAGCATGCGCAGGCCGCGCCAGCGCAAATTCAAGCCGCGCCAGCCGAAATTCATGGCGCGCCAGCGCGAATGGAGGCCGCGCGGTCTGACGGCGCGCAGGCGGGTCTGGGTCGTTATGGTCATTGCGGAACTGATTCCGTCCCCTTGCGTCGCGCGAGGCGCTGAAGTACCGGGCGGAGGCTCTGAATGCAACTCGCGCGCGCCCGCTTGCGGAAACCACAATGCTTTGGCCGTTCAATCACTTCAGGAAACCCCGGCTAGCCCCGGCCGGCACCATTGAGGCCATCTATGGCATGATCGTGACGCAGGCACGAGAACCCATATTTTACCGGGACTTGGGCGTGCCGGATACGGTTAATGGCCGTTTCGACCTGTTGCTGCTGCACCTCTGGCTGTTGCTGCGGCGCCTGCGGACCGCCCAGGGCGGCGTGGAGCTGTCGCAGGCCCTGTTTGATCGCTTCTGCGAGGATATGGACGACAATCTGCGCGAGATGGGCGTGGGCGACCAGACGGTCCCGAAGCGGATGCGGGCCTTTGGCGAGGCCTTTTACGGCCGCGTTCAGGCCTATGACCAAGCCATCGATGCCGGCGCCGAAGCGCTGGCGCAGGCGATCCGCAAGAATATCTTGAACGGCGCCGGGATGGATCACGCGCTGCGGCTTGCAGCTTACGCGGCGGCCGCCGAGGCTGATCTTGGCCGCACCGATGAGCCCGCGCTGCTGCGCGGATCCTTCAAATTTCCCGCGCCGCCTCGTGGGAAGGAGACGCCATGAATCGACCGACGACAGGATCCGCATCCGACCCCTGGCGCTCGCCCGTGACGGTCGCCCAGATTCCCGACACCGGCCTGCACCGTGAGCTCGAGGCCTCGGCTGCCGAGCGTCGGGCCATGGCCGATCTCGCGGGGGTGCGCGACATCCTGTCGGCCCATGCCGACTTCGACGTCGTGCCGAAGAGCGGCGGCAGAGTGCATGTCACAGGCCATGTCCGTGCACTGATCGGCCAGACCTGCGTTGTCACGCTCGATCCGATCGAGAACGAGATCGACGAGGAGATCGACCTGACATTCGCGCCCGAGGCCGAAGCGCGGCGACTGGCCGATTTGATCGAGGAGGGGCAGGACGACCAGAATCCGCCTGATGTCGCCGATCCGCCGGAGGCGATCGTCAACGGCATCATCGACCTCGGCAGGCTTGCCACTGATGCGCTGTTCCTGGCGATCGATCCCTATCCGCGCAAGCCTGGGGCGGTGTTCGAGACGGAGACCATCGCGCCTGACCCGGAGGACCATCCGTTCGCGGCGTTGAAGGCGCTCCAGGACAAGAAGAAGGGCCGATAGCTCGCGCATTCCCCGTGCGAATCCTTGCGGCGGGCCGTGAGGTAGTTTGCCGGATGCATTGAGAATTCGTCATATCCATCTGATGTATATGACATTTATGTGAATTTGCGACCTCTCAGCCAGATCGACCTGAATCCAAAAGGCTGGGGGCAGGAGGTTGTTTCGGGATAACAAAACGCTATTGTCGCGCCCCGGTCCGGGTGCGACGTCGCGCTTGGCCGGTCGCCATGTCCATGGCGAACCCATTTTGCGGCCCCGATCGTTGACGACCGCACCAGACCAGGTTTCCGGGACTTTCATGCCTAGCAAGGTTCGTATCGCGCTTGACGCCATGGGGGGCGACGTCGGCGCCGCTGTGGTCATTCCAGGCGCTGCCATCTCGCTCGGCAGGCATCGCGAGACCGAATTCCTGCTGGTTGGCGACCGCGCGCGGATCGAGCCCGAACTCGAGAAACACCCCGCGCTCAAGGCCGCCTCCCGAATCATCCATACCGACGTCGCCGTCAGCATGGAGGACAAGCCGAGCCAGGCGCTGCGGCGCGGCCGCAAGACCTCCTCGATGTGGCTTGCCATCGATGCGGTGAAGAAGGGCGAGGCCGATGTCGCCGTCTCCGCCGGCAACACCGGCGCGCTGATGGCGATGTCGCGCTTCAACCTGCGCACGTTGCCGGGCATCGACCGTCCGGCCATCGCCGGGATATGGCCGACCAAGCGTGGCGATTCCGTCGTGCTCGATCTTGGCGCCACCATTGGCGGCGATTCTCACCACCTCGTATCGCTTGCGATCATGGGAGCGGCGATGGCAAGCGTGCTGTTCAACAATCCGCGTCCGACGGTTGGCCTGCTCAATATCGGGACCGAGGAGATCAAGGGCCACGAGGAGATCCGCGAGGCCGGCGAAACGCTGCGCGCGATGAACCTGCCGGAGCTCGACTATCTCGGTTTCGTCGAGGGTGATGGCATCGGCAAGGGCCGCGCCGACGTGATCGTGACCGAGGGATTTAGCGGCAACATCGCGCTCAAGGCCGCCGAGGGAACCGCACGCCAGATGGCGGAACTGCTCCGCAACGAGATGCAGCGGAGCTGGCTGTCCAAGCTCGGCTATCTCTTTGCACGGGGCGCCTTCCAGGCCCTGCGCGATAAAATGGACCCCAACAAATCCAATGGTGGGGTGTTCC is part of the Bradyrhizobium commune genome and harbors:
- a CDS encoding Bug family tripartite tricarboxylate transporter substrate binding protein; protein product: MPETLQTRFLSRRRVLAGVAGLSAAAVLPRSSLADWKPTENVRVIVPAAAGGSTDVMGRLLAAHLQTAWGQTAVVENRSGGGGTIGTAEVVRSKPDGHTILIGNPGPNAIAYSIFKNLSYKPDQLQPVSNMIRIPNIVSAHPKTGIKSVAELIAYLKANPDKLSYASSGVGQSPHLTGAWFLQLTGLKMTHIPFRGAGPALQAALAGDIQILFDNLYPSLPQVQNGTLNGLCVTTTERSELALSLPTMRESAPELANFDVSSWFSVFLPKGVPAPVLEALNLQVKAMLERDDMKKQIAAMGARADYGTPQQFADFVDAETKKFAGIIQKEGLQMDVQ
- a CDS encoding sodium-translocating pyrophosphatase; translated protein: MTALWLIVLCGVLSVVYAIWATSSVLSADAGSPRMQEIAGAVREGAQAYLRRQYTTIGIVGIVIFVLLVYFLGLYVAIGFAVGAILSGAAGFIGMNVSVRANVRTAQAATTSLAGGLELAFKAGAITGMLVAGLALLGVTLYFGFLVYSLKLAPDSRVVVDAMVALGFGASLISIFARLGGGIFTKGADVGGDLVGKVEAGIPEDDPRNPATIADNVGDNVGDCAGMAADLFETYAVTAVATMVLAAIFFAKTPILMNMMTLPLAIGGICIITSIIGTFFVKLGPSQSIMGALYKGLIATGVLSLIGIAGVIYTLIGFSKLDGVEFTGMALFECGVVGLVVTALIIWITEYYTGTDYRPVKSIAQASVTGHGTNVIQGLAVSMEATALPALVIIAGILVTYSLAGLFGIAIATATMLALAGMVVALDAFGPVTDNAGGIAEMAGLPKEVRKSTDALDAVGNTTKAVTKGYAIGSAGLGALVLFAAYNQDLKFFIADSANHVYFKGVNPDFSLNNPYVVVGLLFGGLLPYLFGAMGMTAVGRAASAIVEEVRRQFREKPGIMQGTDKPDYGKAVDLLTKAAIKEMIIPSLLPVLSPIVVYFLIYAIAGGGAAGKSAAFSAVGAMLLGVIVTGLFVAISMTSGGGAWDNAKKYIEDGHFGGKGSDAHKSAVTGDTVGDPYKDTAGPAVNPMIKITNIVALLLLAILAH
- a CDS encoding YceD family protein, giving the protein MNRPTTGSASDPWRSPVTVAQIPDTGLHRELEASAAERRAMADLAGVRDILSAHADFDVVPKSGGRVHVTGHVRALIGQTCVVTLDPIENEIDEEIDLTFAPEAEARRLADLIEEGQDDQNPPDVADPPEAIVNGIIDLGRLATDALFLAIDPYPRKPGAVFETETIAPDPEDHPFAALKALQDKKKGR
- a CDS encoding outer membrane protein assembly factor BamE; translation: MTITTQTRLRAVRPRGLHSRWRAMNFGWRGLNLRWRGLRMLAAATLVGAALTGCTGEQFQKGYILPPGALEQIPIGASQDQVLIVMGTPSTVATLDGEVFYYISQRSERIVAFMDQKLVDQRVIAIYFDKNRRVRRLANYGLQDGKIFDFISRTTPTSGQEMSYLAPLFKLLSFN
- a CDS encoding ubiquinol-cytochrome C chaperone family protein encodes the protein MLWPFNHFRKPRLAPAGTIEAIYGMIVTQAREPIFYRDLGVPDTVNGRFDLLLLHLWLLLRRLRTAQGGVELSQALFDRFCEDMDDNLREMGVGDQTVPKRMRAFGEAFYGRVQAYDQAIDAGAEALAQAIRKNILNGAGMDHALRLAAYAAAAEADLGRTDEPALLRGSFKFPAPPRGKETP
- the thiL gene encoding thiamine-phosphate kinase, which gives rise to MTTPQNPSGEDSLIALYFKPLATDPGAFGLVDDAAILSSAGEDIVVTTDAVVEGVHYLATDPPDSIARKALRVNLSDLAAKGAEPAGFVLTLALRSKEDAWLRPFADALGKDAKTFACPLLGGDTVSTPGPQMISITAFGRVPKGRMIGRTGARPGDLILVTGTIGDAALGLDVLTGGAAAGAVASDPAARDALISRYRIPQPRNALAQAVRDHATAAMDVSDGLAGDLTKLCAASGVSATVEVASVPLSTAARDLVARNAVCVETLLAGGDDYEVLCTVSPAQSDALIAAGQAVGVAVTAIGTIVEGRERPRFLDGQGQELALKRLSYSHF